A segment of the Amblyomma americanum isolate KBUSLIRL-KWMA chromosome 6, ASM5285725v1, whole genome shotgun sequence genome:
ggaaagttatttggggaatgaattcgttgactagggcatcaagtttattcttaaatgctagccagttctcatgaatacttcgtgaatgaaaacttgaggaaaaacttacgaaaaacgttgtcagttcggcattcattatatcataattacctttgttgtaaaggcggattgttttattgtattttgggcgcctaattgctttaaggtcgatgttgacatgcatagttttgtgatcactaatctcaaggaggtacgtaatgggctgaacgctatcttggcaattagtcagtaataggtctaaaatgttcgcacagttttgtgttacgcgcgtaggtttggatattacttgagtaaggttaaaattgtagcagaaatctagaaattcccttgcttcgccattattagttgtcggtgcgggctggtgctgccaatcaatattaggaaaattaaagtcgccaaagaggaagatgtgtgcgttagggtgcttcgtgattattaagctgacaggaaaaatcacgagagttatgtggagccctataacagacaccgagtaaaatcgtgtgtggtacagcgtggcagtggagCCATTAGATTTCCAGGTCGGACGAGTCGTCAATTGTCGACATTGATAACTGCTGGCTCACCGCTATCAGTACTCCCCCTCCTCGTGAGTCCTGGCGGTCTTTCCGAAAGACTTGGAAGTCTGGCAAGTCAGTTAGTACTTCGCTATCTGCGATGGCActgttcaaccaggtttcggttagtatcagtagattgctgctagatgacaagacaatattggaaataagttcgcgcttggaaaggaaactacgtatgttggtgaacacagcggacaggggaatatttttggggcgggtttttagttgtttgcgaagagatgattgctaatctgattgtggtgtagcaattgttatttctttcacagtttgcgagatctcatcaaaaatgtagcgcctgggaccgatatgcaaggttttgtagcgtagggcaaatttgtcggaattagctttagcaaaggtgactagctgcttgcggacgctacgaactctgtgggagaagtcttcgccgacactgaatttcgttcctttaaatttgcgACCGTTAGAGAGTATTGTGTCTTTTGTTTTGTACGAAATAAATTTGACTATTATTGGTCGAGAGCGGTTGGGTTCATGGCGGCCGAGTCGGTGGGCACGTTCTACTTCCTCAGGATGAATGGTTAAGCTCAAGTGTTGAGCGCAGTGACGAATGACCTCTCCCTCAGAGTCCGCAAACGTTTCGGAGGGGTTAGAATCCGGAATTCCATAAAATATGAGGTTGTTACGGCGAGATCTATTTTCACTATCGTCAATGCGGGCCTCAAGGGTTTCAATCTGACGAGATAGCCGAGTATTTTCAGATTTTATAATTTCTAACTCAGATTTTATGGCTGTCATGGCTTCCAAATGTGTCTCAAGATCGGTCATGCGCTTACTTAAACCAGCTATAGCACCGTCAGTGGATATAAGCTGGTTTTTGAGACCTTGCACTTCGGAGATTAGTTGAGTTTGACCGGCGGATAACTTTTTTAGTTCTGCGAATACAGCCTCGAGATTGTTAGGtcctgggttagtttcaatatcgcCTGCCAAGATCAGCAAGCAGCGAACAacatgagcgcattcaagcacaagaaaaatgcagcattgcgggctcggcagctgcactagGAAATAATTGCTACTTCTTTTAGCATACAAGGAATGCGGATAACTAacctgcatgatgtagacaaacggattagtggtgtgcacgcttgcacagccaccgagcccacaaagcggcgaaggcggtcgatcgctgcttatatatcccgtggctgatgttgctggtgatgaggctttccaggatgggccggggaaatggtatccagggggaggcgctgccgggcatgatgaagtgatgacgtcgggttggggccatgcgaagatgcgatcgtcactgcagtaaactgcagtggatgacgtgcttgctgggggaagggccaacaacgccggaagcagggcattagcgacgaaggcgaacacctgcatgatgtagacaaacggattagtggtgtgcacgcttgcacagccaccgagcccacgtgtgcacgtgtctctagttaagctaactgcgccgctgattccgcattgactattcctgccgaagaggctccagggaagtctgccctgtctgcgtttgattctgtttatttgtttactcgttttggccag
Coding sequences within it:
- the LOC144095057 gene encoding uncharacterized protein LOC144095057, which gives rise to MQVFAFVANALLPALLALPPASTSSTAVYCSDDRIFAWPQPDVITSSCPAAPPPGYHFPGPSWKASSPATSATGYISSDRPPSPLCGLGGCASVHTTNPFVYIMQVSYPHSLYAKRSSNYFLVQLPSPQCCIFLVLECAHVVRCLLILAGDIETNPGPNNLEAVFAELKKLSAGQTQLISEVQGLKNQLISTDGAIAGLSKRMTDLETHLEAMTAIKSELEIIKSENTRLSRQIETLEARIDDSENRSRRNNLIFYGIPDSNPSETFADSEGEVIRHCAQHLSLTIHPEEVERAHRLGRHEPNRSRPIIVKFISYKTKDTILSNGRKFKGTKFSVGEDFSHRVRSVRKQLVTFAKANSDKFALRYKTLHIGPRRYIFDEISQTVKEITIATPQSD